A stretch of the Cucurbita pepo subsp. pepo cultivar mu-cu-16 chromosome LG16, ASM280686v2, whole genome shotgun sequence genome encodes the following:
- the LOC111776879 gene encoding ras-related protein Rab7-like: MEVSATKRRLLKVIFLGDSGVGKTSLMNRYVYKKFCLQYKATIGADFMTKELQIDDQLVTLQVWDTAGQERFQSLGAAFYRGADCCVFVYDVNVVKSFESLSSWHEEFLKQAGPADPKAFPFLLLGNKIDVDNGNSRAVSEKRARQWCNSRGNMPYFETSAKEDYNVNEAFLCIAKAALTNEEEQDHYFESISDSVSEVEAGGGGGGGGGGGCAC; the protein is encoded by the exons ATGGAAGTTTCTGCTACAAAAAGAAGGCTCCTCAAAGTCATCTTCCTCGGTGACAGTGG AGTCGGGAAAACCTCTTTGATGAATCG ATATGTGTATAAGAAGTTCTGTCTACAGTATAAAGCAACGATTGGTGCTGACTTTATGACAAAGGAGCTACAAATTGATGACCAGCTTGTCACATTGCAA GTTTGGGATACAGCAGGGCAGGAAAGGTTTCAGAGTCTAGGGGCTGCATTTTACAGAGGAGCAGATTGCTGTGTTTTTGTCTATGATGTGAATGTGGTCAAATCATTTGAATCACTCAGCAGTTGGCATGAGGAGTTTCTCAAGCAG GCAGGGCCAGCTGATCCAAAAGCATTCCCGTTCCTATTACTTGGGAACAAGATCGATGTAGACAATGGAAATAGCCGAGCT GTCTCAGAGAAAAGGGCAAGACAATGGTGTAATTCCAGGGGAAATATGCCATACTTTGAGACCTCAGCAAAAGAGGATTATAATGTCAATGAAGCATTTCTATGCATTGCAAAAGCTGCATTAACCAATGAAGAAGAGCAGGACCA TTACTTTGAAAGTATCTCAGACTCTGTTTCAGAAGTGGAGGCAggaggcggcggaggaggcggaggaggaggaggctgTGCTTGTTAA